The Thermotoga sp. Mc24 genome includes a window with the following:
- a CDS encoding extracellular solute-binding protein yields the protein MWKRVLLVMLVVLSVFAFAEVKKIVFWTAPNPNQETFWKELVEKWNAEHPDVQIEWSVIPAAGSSEEAILNAIAAGNAPDICTNIFSGFAAQLAEELDVLVAFDEEFGEEFWKLADARKMRGILEGWKLNGHYYVIPIYSNPMLFWWRGDLLKELGYEKPPRTYSEIYELAKKWVVPKEKYVIRAVAGRNWWDRWFDFITFYYAASGGKPYIENGKAVFNNEYGKAVAEFIYTLFKNGWTAVDLGQDPFENGTILGQLMGPWHLSYTKEHYPEVYPHIVMTPPPVPDNYPEDKPIYTFADTKGLVMFEHCKYKKEAFEFIKWVFSNAQNDARWIELTRMPPAREDLGTNPVFAEYMKDPYFAKIAEAVAYAVPPALITNTIDVQNAMTTYLMEPLMYLKATPEEALKQAVKEINALLW from the coding sequence ATGTGGAAGAGAGTACTTCTTGTTATGCTCGTTGTTCTTTCTGTCTTTGCATTCGCCGAGGTCAAGAAAATAGTGTTCTGGACAGCACCAAACCCGAATCAGGAAACTTTCTGGAAAGAACTCGTTGAAAAGTGGAACGCAGAACATCCGGATGTTCAGATCGAGTGGTCGGTTATCCCAGCCGCTGGAAGTTCTGAAGAAGCCATTTTGAACGCTATCGCAGCTGGAAACGCACCAGATATTTGTACCAACATATTCAGTGGCTTTGCTGCCCAGCTCGCAGAAGAACTGGATGTTCTCGTTGCTTTCGATGAGGAGTTTGGAGAAGAGTTTTGGAAACTTGCGGACGCAAGGAAAATGAGAGGCATACTCGAGGGCTGGAAGCTCAACGGACATTACTACGTCATACCCATTTACTCCAACCCCATGCTCTTCTGGTGGAGAGGAGATCTTCTGAAAGAACTTGGATACGAAAAACCTCCAAGAACTTACTCTGAGATTTACGAACTGGCAAAGAAATGGGTTGTTCCGAAAGAAAAGTACGTTATAAGAGCAGTCGCTGGGAGAAACTGGTGGGACAGATGGTTCGACTTCATAACGTTCTACTATGCGGCAAGTGGTGGAAAACCCTACATCGAAAATGGTAAAGCCGTCTTCAATAACGAGTACGGAAAAGCCGTCGCTGAATTCATCTACACACTTTTCAAGAACGGTTGGACCGCTGTGGATCTGGGCCAAGATCCTTTCGAAAACGGTACGATCCTTGGTCAGCTCATGGGACCATGGCACCTGAGCTACACAAAAGAACACTATCCCGAAGTGTACCCGCACATAGTGATGACACCTCCTCCCGTTCCAGATAATTACCCCGAAGACAAACCAATCTACACCTTTGCGGATACTAAAGGACTCGTTATGTTCGAACATTGCAAATACAAGAAGGAAGCCTTTGAATTCATCAAATGGGTCTTCTCCAACGCACAGAACGACGCACGCTGGATCGAGCTCACAAGGATGCCGCCCGCAAGAGAAGATCTTGGAACGAATCCGGTGTTCGCCGAGTACATGAAGGATCCTTACTTTGCAAAGATCGCAGAAGCTGTGGCTTACGCTGTACCGCCTGCGCTGATTACCAACACAATAGACGTCCAGAACGCCATGACCACATATCTGATGGAGCCTCTCATGTATCTGAAAGCTACACCCGAAGAGGCTCTAAAACAGGCTGTTAAAGAAATCAACGCACTCCTGTGGTGA
- a CDS encoding LacI family DNA-binding transcriptional regulator, whose amino-acid sequence MPTIEDVAKLAGVSIATVSRVINGSGYVSEKTRYKVWKAIEELGYKPEISAKLLASKGKLFNIHVFASKRILSPLQSNGILGEFYGVIIRAIEENCGRLGMNVELKMLENFFESNGADGYIFIGGDLSEKTLKEIKSRKKPFVLVDHYIPGERVDCVISDGYDGALYATNYLISKGFRRIVHIHGPLHPYGFKMRYDGYKDAMEKAGLMPRFYECDDTEEGTRKVIDIMLNSYGTPEAIFTSNDSIAFWTIKRLKEHGIRVPEDVSVIGFDDIVDAENFDPPLTTLRVFKYEMGCLACKRLHELLTGINPHPVRILVFTQFVKRKSTK is encoded by the coding sequence GTGCCAACAATAGAAGATGTCGCAAAGCTTGCCGGGGTTTCCATCGCAACTGTTTCAAGAGTGATAAACGGTTCGGGTTATGTTTCGGAAAAAACAAGATATAAAGTCTGGAAAGCCATTGAAGAGCTGGGTTATAAGCCAGAGATTTCAGCGAAGCTCCTTGCTTCGAAGGGAAAACTGTTCAATATCCATGTGTTTGCCAGTAAAAGAATACTGTCGCCTCTTCAAAGCAATGGCATTTTGGGAGAGTTCTACGGAGTGATAATAAGAGCCATTGAGGAAAATTGTGGAAGACTTGGAATGAATGTAGAACTGAAAATGCTCGAGAACTTTTTTGAGTCAAATGGAGCCGATGGTTACATATTCATAGGGGGAGATCTCTCGGAGAAGACTTTGAAGGAAATCAAATCGAGGAAGAAACCTTTTGTTCTGGTGGACCATTACATTCCCGGAGAGCGTGTGGATTGTGTGATAAGTGACGGATACGATGGAGCGCTTTATGCGACAAATTACCTCATTTCTAAAGGTTTCAGACGAATCGTTCACATTCACGGTCCGCTGCATCCATACGGTTTCAAGATGAGATACGACGGTTATAAAGACGCAATGGAAAAAGCAGGATTAATGCCTCGATTTTATGAGTGCGATGACACAGAAGAAGGAACCAGAAAAGTTATCGACATCATGTTGAACTCTTATGGCACACCGGAAGCTATTTTCACTTCCAACGATAGCATCGCGTTCTGGACGATAAAACGCCTCAAAGAGCATGGTATCAGAGTGCCAGAAGATGTTTCTGTAATAGGTTTTGACGATATTGTTGATGCTGAAAACTTCGATCCTCCTTTGACGACACTGAGGGTCTTCAAGTACGAAATGGGCTGTCTTGCGTGTAAGCGCTTACATGAATTGCTAACTGGCATTAATCCACACCCTGTTCGCATTCTTGTTTTCACACAGTTTGTAAAGAGAAAAAGCACAAAATAA